A genome region from Cystobacter fuscus DSM 2262 includes the following:
- a CDS encoding SDR family NAD(P)-dependent oxidoreductase: MSELSYRTALVTGASSGLGRGLALWLGKRGVKVYAAARRLPRLETLAQEGKALGATIEPVELDVSQADATLARVRELDEACGGLDLVVANAGVGFPTNALDFPWEDAKRIIDVNVTGAAATLSAVLPRMVERDRGHLVGISSLASCRGLPQNAAYSASKAFLDTFLESLRVDLHGTRVRVTCIRPGFVKTEITAAIQHYMPFLLEADPAVEYMGQAILRGDDVYGFPWPMARAVGMARWVPNALFDAVASKVL, from the coding sequence ATGTCGGAGCTGAGCTATCGGACGGCCCTGGTGACGGGGGCCTCCAGTGGTCTGGGGCGGGGTCTGGCGTTGTGGTTGGGCAAGCGGGGCGTGAAGGTGTACGCCGCCGCGCGGCGGCTGCCCCGGCTCGAGACGCTCGCCCAGGAGGGCAAGGCCCTCGGTGCCACCATCGAGCCCGTGGAGCTGGACGTCTCCCAGGCGGACGCCACGCTCGCGCGCGTGCGCGAACTGGACGAGGCCTGTGGCGGGTTGGATCTGGTGGTGGCCAACGCGGGCGTGGGCTTTCCCACGAACGCCCTGGACTTCCCCTGGGAGGACGCCAAACGGATCATCGACGTGAACGTCACCGGGGCCGCGGCCACGCTGTCCGCGGTGCTGCCCCGGATGGTGGAGCGCGATCGCGGCCACCTGGTGGGCATCTCCAGTCTGGCGAGCTGCCGCGGTCTTCCGCAGAACGCCGCCTACTCCGCCTCCAAGGCCTTCCTCGACACCTTCCTGGAGAGCCTGCGCGTGGACCTGCACGGCACCCGGGTGCGCGTCACCTGCATCCGGCCCGGCTTCGTGAAGACGGAGATCACCGCGGCCATCCAGCACTACATGCCCTTCCTCCTGGAGGCGGATCCGGCCGTGGAGTACATGGGCCAGGCCATCCTGCGCGGGGATGACGTGTACGGCTTCCCCTGGCCCATGGCGCGCGCGGTGGGGATGGCCCGGTGGGTGCCCAACGCGCTCTTCGACGCCGTGGCCAGCAAGGTGCTCTGA
- a CDS encoding imm11 family protein, with product MAKRYFDLFEDVHVPGRWHLDEPVDQRGQKLGNGLFRRGEPAHIEGRLRIPLYFPGKALDFSLAGTSIPVVHARVAAVFAELAPDDVQLIPVEVEGQSEPYFLLNITRVVKCIDDEASDEVRYVTPEHDLPDQLGEYRSVIGMRIDSSKVGNAQVFRTWGWVAIVVSEALKEALESVSATGTKFTEVTGPSSISAEERTRDRKIRELLETATTAREAAWRTLGSLDKEVFMPIAMSGSWPGHRQLWSVIRREAGRTLLVTHGLSDPFIERLESSVGFGLELALEVDAAVKDISKGWPLLLLDRVADEVAEHEQVRESAKAGLFSMEVSGKGLPKSLVTEEGRVAVLLGVESRTLPGHFSTPYGEVKLITVKALLPSELAYLLEHGADGQAQLARRFVESGEEHLSRLRRKPVA from the coding sequence ATGGCAAAGCGGTATTTCGATCTGTTCGAAGACGTCCACGTCCCGGGACGCTGGCATCTGGATGAGCCCGTGGACCAGCGGGGACAGAAGCTCGGAAACGGCCTGTTCAGACGGGGCGAACCCGCACACATCGAGGGGCGGCTCCGGATTCCCCTTTATTTCCCTGGCAAGGCGCTCGACTTTTCCCTGGCGGGTACGTCAATCCCGGTAGTCCATGCCCGGGTGGCGGCTGTGTTCGCTGAGCTGGCTCCCGACGATGTGCAGCTCATTCCGGTCGAGGTGGAGGGACAGAGCGAGCCATACTTCCTTCTCAACATCACGCGTGTCGTGAAGTGCATCGACGACGAGGCTTCCGACGAGGTGCGCTACGTGACACCGGAGCATGACTTGCCGGACCAGCTCGGAGAGTACCGCTCCGTCATCGGCATGCGCATCGATTCCTCGAAGGTAGGCAATGCCCAGGTGTTCCGTACTTGGGGCTGGGTGGCCATCGTCGTCTCCGAGGCCCTCAAGGAGGCCCTGGAAAGCGTGAGTGCTACCGGGACGAAGTTCACGGAGGTCACCGGTCCGAGTTCCATCAGCGCGGAGGAGCGCACGAGGGACCGGAAGATCCGCGAACTGCTGGAGACGGCGACCACCGCTCGTGAGGCGGCGTGGCGCACCCTGGGGTCACTGGACAAGGAGGTCTTCATGCCCATCGCCATGAGTGGCTCGTGGCCGGGCCACCGGCAGCTCTGGAGCGTCATCCGTCGCGAGGCAGGGCGTACGTTGCTTGTCACGCACGGGCTCTCGGACCCCTTCATCGAGCGCCTGGAGTCCTCCGTGGGCTTCGGTCTGGAGCTCGCCCTGGAAGTGGACGCGGCCGTGAAGGACATCTCGAAGGGCTGGCCCCTGCTGCTGCTGGACCGTGTGGCGGATGAAGTCGCCGAGCACGAGCAGGTGCGCGAGAGCGCGAAGGCGGGCCTCTTCTCCATGGAAGTATCCGGCAAGGGCCTGCCCAAGTCCCTCGTCACTGAGGAAGGCCGGGTGGCCGTGCTGCTGGGCGTGGAGTCACGCACACTGCCGGGTCACTTCTCCACGCCGTATGGGGAGGTGAAGCTCATCACCGTCAAGGCGCTGCTGCCCTCGGAACTGGCGTACCTGCTGGAGCACGGCGCGGACGGCCAGGCCCAGCTGGCGCGGCGCTTCGTGGAGAGCGGTGAGGAGCACCTGTCACGTCTCAGAAGGAAGCCCGTGGCGTAG
- a CDS encoding AHH domain-containing protein: MERRHRRTDTREGQRRRARPRWAATGVLWLIVLVLQAACATSLPRGSLLAEAGEEQGGEAADERVRLSLPTRFGAVRVSDFELDEALTTLVLNMPLRVAGAHVPLYLHRKLALASVPLTGEEWRTPLARSYGGFCERQGTPGDCLELFKNGPGLDGEDKRDLALALSVNAALESRDAQLRGMLSTAQLWTTLSLTLIGYMALVAAPEPVSKGVAAALALLMWGYLGWELFDLVRAYFQLWEEAAEASTFAELREAGERFGKVIGPNSVRILLLLGTAAVGETAALASKAPTLPGFAKAAGALKSQAGIRDVLTAVQEADKVKVAVAEGTFNVILPAHAVSMAARGAPARADPPKKKPEVHHIATVENSKSTARGGPWTPLFKKIFDKASMSMEHPANKLKLPGHYGPHPEEYHQAVFNHLDKATATCPNQQACAVALQQALRELAAEISTRGSRLYMLLTRGAPP; encoded by the coding sequence TTGGAGAGACGGCACCGCCGTACCGACACGAGAGAGGGCCAGCGGAGACGAGCACGTCCACGGTGGGCGGCGACCGGAGTCCTCTGGCTGATTGTCCTGGTCCTCCAGGCGGCCTGCGCCACGAGCCTTCCTCGGGGCAGTCTGCTGGCGGAGGCCGGGGAGGAGCAGGGGGGCGAGGCCGCGGACGAGCGGGTTCGCCTCTCCCTGCCCACCCGATTCGGGGCCGTGCGGGTGAGCGACTTCGAGCTCGATGAAGCCCTCACCACCCTGGTGCTGAACATGCCGCTGCGGGTGGCCGGCGCCCACGTCCCGCTCTACCTCCACCGGAAGCTGGCGTTGGCCTCGGTTCCGCTCACGGGAGAGGAGTGGCGCACGCCCCTTGCACGGTCCTACGGGGGCTTCTGCGAGCGGCAAGGCACGCCGGGCGATTGCCTCGAGTTGTTCAAGAACGGGCCGGGCCTGGATGGCGAGGACAAGCGCGACCTCGCCCTGGCGCTCTCCGTGAATGCCGCGCTGGAGTCCCGGGATGCGCAGCTGCGCGGCATGCTCTCCACGGCGCAACTGTGGACGACGCTGAGCCTCACCCTCATTGGATACATGGCTTTGGTCGCGGCGCCCGAGCCCGTTTCCAAGGGCGTCGCCGCGGCCCTGGCCCTGCTCATGTGGGGGTACCTCGGCTGGGAGCTCTTCGACCTGGTTCGGGCTTACTTCCAGCTCTGGGAGGAGGCGGCGGAGGCCAGCACGTTCGCGGAGCTGCGCGAGGCGGGAGAGCGCTTCGGCAAGGTCATCGGGCCCAACAGCGTGCGGATTCTCCTCCTGCTGGGCACCGCGGCGGTGGGGGAGACGGCAGCGCTCGCGTCCAAGGCCCCAACGCTACCGGGCTTCGCGAAAGCCGCCGGTGCACTCAAATCCCAGGCCGGCATCCGAGACGTGCTCACGGCCGTACAGGAGGCGGACAAGGTGAAGGTCGCCGTGGCCGAGGGCACCTTCAATGTCATCCTACCCGCCCATGCCGTGAGCATGGCCGCCAGGGGCGCTCCGGCACGCGCGGACCCGCCGAAGAAGAAGCCGGAGGTGCACCACATCGCGACTGTCGAGAACAGCAAGTCCACTGCGCGCGGCGGGCCTTGGACGCCGTTGTTCAAGAAAATCTTCGACAAGGCGAGCATGTCGATGGAGCACCCGGCCAACAAGCTCAAACTGCCCGGGCACTATGGGCCGCATCCCGAGGAGTACCACCAAGCCGTTTTCAACCACCTCGACAAGGCGACGGCAACCTGTCCCAATCAACAGGCATGTGCCGTGGCATTGCAGCAAGCACTCCGCGAATTGGCCGCGGAAATCTCTACCCGGGGCAGCAGACTCTACATGCTGTTGACCCGAGGGGCGCCACCCTAG
- a CDS encoding M28 family metallopeptidase, with product MRICLLLLLLPSLCWAKVPSPEGQRWWSHVEALASDEMEGRDTGSPGYLRAAEYVAAKLIEAGVQPGTPRGFFQDVPFISQRLVWERSRLSLVREGKETPLELGKEVLLGAASSREGPLRAELVFVGYGLSIPEAGHDDLAGQDLEGKIAVVLLGGIPKGVSSGLAAHYGSRAERAAALLRAGAVGMLALPNPSVQEVPWERIVAGARQPVMMLDEPAPRDGLLPWLATFNPEHAHTLLAGSGHTLEELAALADAGKPLPHFALPTSVQSEVALERARVHCRNVVGRLPGSDPTLAAESVVLTAHLDHVGVGEPLKGDRIYNGAMDNASGVAALLEVARSFQHDKGPKPRRTLLFVAVTGEEKGLLGSRWFAEHPPEGSGQMVANLNMDMFMPILPFKELLAYGAQESSLSASLEASATRLGVRLVDDPNPQANSFVRSDQYSFIRKGIPALALKVGYRKGSREERLMKEWRSARYHGPADDLSQPVNLEAAVRFVRLMKELTQGVANAPSRPRWNDDSFFRRFAQQPPAP from the coding sequence ATGCGAATCTGTCTCTTGTTGCTGCTGCTTCCCTCCCTTTGCTGGGCCAAGGTCCCGAGCCCCGAAGGTCAACGGTGGTGGTCCCACGTCGAGGCCCTCGCCAGTGATGAGATGGAAGGCCGCGACACGGGCAGCCCGGGCTACCTCCGGGCCGCCGAGTACGTCGCGGCGAAGCTGATCGAGGCTGGAGTCCAGCCCGGCACGCCGCGGGGCTTCTTCCAGGACGTGCCCTTCATCTCCCAGCGCCTGGTGTGGGAGCGCAGCCGGCTGTCGCTGGTGCGGGAGGGAAAGGAGACGCCCCTGGAACTTGGCAAGGAGGTGCTGCTCGGCGCCGCCTCCAGCCGCGAGGGGCCCCTGCGGGCGGAGCTCGTCTTCGTGGGCTACGGCTTGAGCATTCCGGAAGCCGGACATGATGACCTGGCCGGACAGGACCTCGAGGGGAAGATCGCCGTCGTCCTGCTCGGCGGTATTCCCAAGGGAGTGTCCAGCGGCCTCGCCGCGCATTACGGCTCACGCGCGGAGCGCGCGGCGGCCCTGCTGCGCGCGGGGGCCGTGGGCATGCTGGCGTTGCCGAACCCGAGCGTCCAGGAAGTCCCCTGGGAGCGCATCGTGGCGGGGGCGCGGCAGCCCGTGATGATGCTGGACGAGCCCGCGCCGCGGGACGGGCTCCTGCCCTGGTTGGCCACCTTCAACCCGGAGCACGCCCACACGTTGCTGGCGGGCAGTGGCCACACCCTCGAGGAACTGGCGGCCCTGGCGGACGCGGGCAAGCCCCTGCCGCACTTCGCCCTGCCCACCTCCGTCCAGAGCGAGGTGGCACTGGAGCGCGCGCGGGTGCACTGCCGCAACGTCGTGGGACGCCTGCCGGGCAGCGACCCCACCCTCGCCGCCGAGTCCGTGGTCCTCACCGCGCACCTGGACCACGTGGGCGTGGGGGAGCCGCTGAAGGGGGACCGCATCTACAACGGCGCCATGGACAATGCCTCCGGGGTCGCCGCGCTGCTGGAGGTGGCCCGCTCCTTCCAGCACGACAAGGGCCCCAAGCCCCGCCGCACCCTGCTCTTCGTGGCGGTGACGGGAGAAGAGAAGGGCCTGCTGGGCTCGCGCTGGTTCGCCGAGCACCCGCCCGAGGGCTCGGGCCAGATGGTGGCCAACCTGAACATGGACATGTTCATGCCCATCCTCCCGTTCAAGGAACTCCTCGCCTACGGGGCCCAGGAGTCGTCCTTGTCCGCCTCCCTCGAGGCCAGCGCCACGCGCCTGGGCGTGCGCCTGGTGGACGATCCCAATCCCCAGGCGAACTCCTTCGTGCGCAGCGACCAGTACAGCTTCATCCGCAAGGGGATTCCGGCGCTGGCCCTGAAGGTGGGCTACCGCAAGGGCTCCCGGGAGGAGCGCCTCATGAAGGAGTGGCGCTCGGCGCGCTATCACGGCCCGGCGGATGACCTGTCGCAACCGGTGAACCTCGAGGCCGCGGTCCGCTTCGTGCGGCTGATGAAGGAGCTCACCCAGGGCGTGGCCAATGCTCCCAGCCGGCCGCGCTGGAACGACGACAGCTTCTTCCGGCGCTTCGCCCAGCAGCCCCCCGCTCCCTGA
- a CDS encoding ferritin-like domain-containing protein: protein MLLAFAQGLDVVCGRLESGAVRANPDGTFNVVGNQGDTCGPGTQLDQVVLKVSPSGDVTEETRTLLRKGNPNCVTGRRPDGLHAAASVDCDSALGRHFAQAAHLEAASIQAFLRLREELAQHGADESLRAAALASALDEVMHTDVSTRLARRFGATPPRLQVEARPPRSLFEVALENIVEGCTRETYGALVAHYQALHARDEEIRGVMARIAEDETRHAELSWAIDRWAHERLSDAERATLREARQRAVETLREELASAPDAQLIDAAGIPPPEVAASMLASLERELWA, encoded by the coding sequence GTGCTGCTCGCCTTCGCCCAGGGACTCGACGTGGTCTGTGGGAGGTTGGAGTCCGGCGCGGTGAGGGCCAACCCCGATGGCACCTTCAACGTCGTTGGCAACCAGGGCGATACCTGTGGACCCGGCACCCAGCTGGACCAGGTCGTCCTGAAGGTCTCTCCATCGGGAGACGTCACGGAGGAGACGCGCACGTTGCTGCGGAAGGGCAATCCCAATTGCGTCACCGGCCGGAGGCCGGACGGGTTGCACGCCGCGGCGAGCGTGGACTGCGACAGCGCCCTGGGCCGTCACTTCGCCCAGGCCGCGCACCTGGAGGCGGCCTCCATCCAGGCCTTCCTCCGACTGCGCGAGGAACTCGCCCAGCATGGCGCGGACGAGTCCCTGCGCGCCGCGGCCCTGGCGAGCGCCCTGGACGAGGTGATGCACACCGACGTGAGCACCCGCCTGGCGCGCCGCTTCGGCGCGACGCCTCCCCGACTCCAGGTGGAGGCGCGGCCCCCGCGCTCCCTGTTCGAGGTGGCGCTGGAGAACATCGTGGAGGGCTGCACGCGCGAGACGTATGGCGCGCTGGTGGCGCACTACCAGGCACTGCACGCGCGGGACGAGGAGATCCGCGGCGTCATGGCGCGCATCGCCGAGGACGAGACGCGCCACGCCGAGCTGTCCTGGGCCATCGATCGCTGGGCCCACGAGCGGCTGTCGGACGCGGAGCGCGCCACCCTGCGAGAGGCGCGACAGCGGGCCGTGGAGACACTGCGCGAGGAGCTGGCCTCCGCGCCGGATGCCCAGCTCATCGACGCGGCGGGCATTCCCCCGCCCGAGGTCGCCGCGTCGATGCTGGCCTCGCTCGAGCGGGAACTCTGGGCCTGA
- a CDS encoding group II truncated hemoglobin, with amino-acid sequence MSIEMKPIGLNIPDADDDWIPRMEDMPFHRLGGEAGVRALAEAFYDAMDANEPELARLHELDANGKVGPGTRERFGLFLMGWLGGPQHYMEKHGHPRLRMRHGHLPVNLGHRDAWVRSMQRALDARGVKGGVRRFLDQRFAEVADFLRNTEG; translated from the coding sequence ATGTCCATTGAGATGAAGCCCATCGGACTGAACATTCCCGACGCCGACGATGACTGGATTCCCCGCATGGAGGACATGCCCTTCCATCGCCTGGGGGGAGAAGCCGGCGTGCGCGCCCTGGCCGAGGCCTTCTATGACGCCATGGACGCGAACGAGCCGGAGCTCGCCCGGCTGCACGAGCTGGATGCGAACGGCAAGGTGGGGCCGGGCACCCGGGAGCGCTTCGGCCTCTTCCTCATGGGCTGGCTCGGCGGTCCCCAGCACTACATGGAGAAGCACGGCCACCCGCGCCTGCGCATGCGCCATGGCCACCTGCCGGTGAACCTCGGCCACCGGGATGCCTGGGTGCGCAGCATGCAGCGGGCCCTGGATGCCCGGGGCGTGAAGGGCGGAGTGCGGCGCTTCCTCGACCAGCGCTTCGCCGAAGTGGCCGACTTCCTGCGCAACACCGAGGGGTGA
- a CDS encoding glycoside hydrolase family 5 protein, which translates to MTLRPMKMACLLTFGLMACAGPELETEREVAPAATGDEVLGTGEATVANPTGRFYIVGKDIVDPSGNKFYPVGANLDGWDFFQRDTENQVDAAVKWGWNTLRINGAQLAHPEFNTKGLVSGELSKPNFDKIDRIVQAYTSKKIVVMIEFHDKVWIGNNIDTTMLNQTRQAWVTLANKYKGNTYVWFNLINEPVWGQTEANYLSVHKTLRDAVRATGAENIIVIDGGVAGQEWNRWGIPGNLIPRHGPELVSGQCNILFSIHMYNAWAEAGGSSPHTAEFIAYLKSVQDKKLALIVGETGWNKTDSDVPRLKAGSLVGFDNAPAYGVGILGWHANSNWDDTFHLTSSGQFNAVDNWTSPTNLTDFGKKLWALSKNKPKLGAFTGNYADSRCASAK; encoded by the coding sequence ATGACGCTCAGACCGATGAAGATGGCGTGCCTGCTGACCTTCGGACTCATGGCCTGTGCTGGGCCCGAGTTGGAGACGGAGCGTGAAGTGGCTCCCGCGGCGACGGGGGACGAGGTGCTCGGAACCGGGGAGGCCACCGTCGCCAATCCCACCGGCCGCTTCTACATCGTCGGCAAGGACATCGTGGACCCGAGTGGGAACAAGTTCTATCCGGTGGGCGCCAACCTCGACGGGTGGGACTTCTTCCAGCGCGACACGGAGAACCAGGTCGATGCGGCCGTGAAGTGGGGGTGGAACACCCTCCGCATCAATGGCGCGCAGCTGGCCCACCCGGAATTCAACACGAAGGGGCTCGTGTCGGGTGAGCTGTCCAAGCCCAACTTCGACAAGATCGACCGCATCGTCCAGGCCTACACCTCGAAGAAGATCGTCGTGATGATCGAATTCCACGACAAGGTGTGGATCGGGAACAACATCGATACGACGATGCTGAACCAGACCCGGCAGGCCTGGGTCACGTTGGCCAACAAGTACAAGGGCAACACGTACGTCTGGTTCAACCTGATCAACGAGCCCGTCTGGGGCCAGACGGAGGCGAACTACCTGAGCGTGCACAAGACGCTGCGCGATGCCGTCCGGGCCACGGGCGCGGAGAACATCATCGTCATCGACGGCGGCGTGGCGGGGCAGGAGTGGAACCGCTGGGGCATTCCGGGCAACCTGATTCCCCGCCACGGGCCGGAGCTCGTGTCGGGCCAGTGCAACATCCTCTTCTCCATCCACATGTACAACGCGTGGGCCGAGGCCGGCGGCAGCTCGCCCCACACCGCGGAGTTCATCGCGTACCTGAAGTCGGTGCAGGACAAGAAGCTCGCGCTCATCGTGGGCGAGACGGGCTGGAACAAGACCGACTCGGACGTGCCCCGCTTGAAGGCCGGCAGCCTGGTGGGCTTCGACAACGCGCCGGCCTACGGCGTGGGCATCCTCGGCTGGCACGCCAACTCGAACTGGGATGACACCTTCCACCTGACCAGCTCGGGCCAGTTCAACGCCGTCGACAATTGGACCAGCCCCACCAACCTCACGGACTTCGGCAAGAAGCTGTGGGCGCTCTCGAAGAACAAGCCCAAGCTGGGGGCCTTCACCGGCAACTACGCGGACAGCCGCTGCGCCTCCGCGAAGTAG
- the cglD gene encoding adventurous gliding motility lipoprotein CglD, translated as MRKPSRPLAALLTLLVVGCSSRDTDGPDTGSPTDMPTQGAPPGDSPLGLAPPSGLAPQALVELDTDCDGLTDAEEWSNVYVGVKLTDRSKQDTDGDGLRDGVEVTRTSTLNTQPECALSFIADADPSSRTNPTNPDTDGDGILDGLEDRNRNGRVDPDETDPARQDSDADGLTDGEEDANHNGLVDPGETNPAQPDTDSDGLSDFIELKTSGTDPLNADMDGDTCLDGAEDRNGNGIPDPGETNPRNGADCSAPSPDTDGDGLSDAFEQAHGTDWRTPDSDCDGLLDGPNRGTFLGEDPNANGVLDLGETNPTQRDTDGDGLLDGVERGVTSGAAPVSGCGYVGDIDPSTKTDPTRADSDGDGLSDGVEDSNRNGKVDPGERNPGDGTDGTSTSPEGQACAPQNQRQVIFKEDNGSDIRLALRPSFQEVKPISVGGATKGFIGYDSTNKVTFIAYKRGQAGTSTTVAGDELFVRSQLAPSVTETTQLFTTWDGHPASQAIYEQSSTSTLAAYTNAVANVLVGTGAGTLAGGTEVSGPFKIQAQYVHRSNSSVLVVLAITPKARFVEPGLFVMGDTAGGTALAQFGDADAVRCETFTTTGSGPTDFLFVVDDSGSMAASQSALGNAANAVAARLGNSQLDWRIALVTTSYGAAYSNNRNIFRGFTRDINQFKAWLDQNVACPDPTQGCWIGNSGIADEVHLKPARKAVNDMTAATTTDVNKRLRPEARLVVIFLTDVRDQSTDNAAPGSGDTLPEFINYFKGANPTGKAIQLHGILCDPADSTTRCNSQEDHLNPVHKDAIQELGGIVGSIRTATGIQTAINSILDNVIGSAGYKTLELPIGASVRVALAQVRDASKCNPNDLPRSRTNGYDVDGRSQALSFYGACRPPEAGTTQGAISYRAWSDVTSNPNGNPPPCSTDVYYDPAEPDFCLGTRVCNRQTNRCE; from the coding sequence ATGAGAAAACCTTCCCGTCCCCTCGCCGCGCTCCTGACCCTGCTCGTCGTGGGTTGTTCCTCGAGGGACACGGATGGGCCCGATACGGGCTCTCCGACCGATATGCCGACCCAGGGCGCTCCGCCCGGCGACTCCCCGTTGGGCCTCGCTCCTCCCTCCGGGCTCGCGCCGCAGGCACTCGTCGAACTCGACACGGACTGTGACGGCCTGACGGACGCCGAGGAGTGGAGCAATGTCTACGTGGGGGTGAAGCTCACGGACCGGAGCAAGCAGGACACGGACGGCGATGGCCTGCGCGATGGCGTGGAAGTGACCCGGACTTCCACCCTCAACACCCAACCCGAGTGCGCGCTCTCCTTCATCGCGGACGCGGATCCCTCGAGCCGCACCAACCCGACCAACCCAGACACGGACGGGGACGGCATCCTCGACGGCCTGGAGGATCGCAATCGCAACGGCCGGGTGGACCCGGACGAGACGGATCCCGCCAGACAGGACTCGGATGCGGATGGTCTGACGGATGGCGAGGAAGACGCCAACCACAACGGCCTGGTGGACCCGGGCGAGACGAACCCCGCCCAACCCGACACGGACAGCGACGGCCTGTCGGATTTCATCGAACTCAAGACCAGCGGCACGGATCCGCTCAACGCCGACATGGACGGCGACACGTGCCTGGATGGGGCCGAGGACCGCAATGGCAACGGCATCCCGGATCCGGGCGAGACGAACCCGAGGAATGGCGCGGATTGCTCGGCGCCCAGCCCGGACACGGACGGCGACGGCCTCTCGGACGCGTTCGAGCAGGCACATGGCACCGACTGGCGCACCCCTGATTCGGACTGCGACGGCCTGTTGGATGGACCCAACCGGGGCACCTTCCTGGGCGAGGACCCGAACGCCAACGGCGTACTGGACCTGGGAGAGACGAACCCCACCCAGCGTGACACGGATGGAGACGGTCTGCTGGACGGCGTGGAGCGCGGCGTGACCTCCGGCGCGGCTCCTGTCTCGGGTTGTGGCTATGTGGGGGACATCGACCCGTCCACCAAGACGGATCCCACCCGCGCGGACAGCGACGGCGATGGCCTCTCCGATGGCGTCGAGGACTCCAACCGCAACGGCAAGGTGGACCCCGGCGAGCGCAACCCGGGTGATGGCACGGACGGCACCAGCACCTCGCCCGAGGGTCAGGCCTGCGCCCCGCAGAACCAGCGTCAGGTGATCTTCAAGGAAGACAACGGCAGCGACATCCGGCTGGCGCTCCGCCCCTCCTTCCAAGAGGTGAAGCCCATTTCCGTGGGCGGCGCCACCAAGGGATTCATTGGCTACGACAGCACCAACAAGGTGACCTTCATCGCCTACAAGCGTGGCCAGGCGGGCACCTCCACCACGGTGGCGGGCGACGAGCTGTTCGTGCGGAGCCAATTGGCGCCGTCGGTGACGGAGACCACCCAGCTCTTCACCACCTGGGACGGTCATCCCGCCTCGCAGGCCATCTACGAGCAGTCGTCCACCTCTACCCTGGCGGCCTACACCAACGCGGTGGCCAACGTGCTCGTCGGCACGGGGGCGGGGACGCTCGCGGGCGGCACGGAGGTCTCGGGCCCGTTCAAGATCCAGGCGCAATACGTGCACCGCTCCAACTCGAGCGTGCTCGTGGTGCTGGCCATCACCCCCAAGGCGCGCTTCGTGGAACCGGGGCTGTTCGTCATGGGCGACACCGCGGGTGGCACGGCGCTGGCCCAGTTCGGTGACGCGGACGCGGTGCGGTGCGAGACCTTCACCACCACGGGCAGCGGACCCACGGACTTCCTGTTCGTGGTGGATGACAGCGGCTCCATGGCCGCGTCCCAGAGCGCCCTGGGCAATGCGGCCAATGCCGTGGCCGCGCGACTGGGCAACTCCCAGCTCGACTGGCGCATCGCCCTGGTCACCACCTCCTACGGCGCGGCCTACAGCAACAACCGCAACATCTTCCGGGGCTTCACCCGGGACATCAACCAGTTCAAGGCCTGGCTGGATCAGAACGTCGCATGCCCGGACCCCACGCAGGGCTGCTGGATTGGCAACAGTGGCATCGCCGATGAAGTGCACCTGAAGCCGGCGCGCAAGGCCGTCAACGACATGACCGCCGCCACCACGACCGACGTCAACAAGCGGCTGCGTCCCGAGGCCCGCCTGGTCGTCATCTTCCTCACGGACGTGCGCGATCAGTCCACGGACAATGCCGCGCCCGGGTCTGGGGACACGCTTCCGGAGTTCATCAACTACTTCAAGGGCGCCAACCCCACGGGCAAGGCCATCCAGTTGCACGGCATCCTCTGCGATCCCGCCGACAGCACCACCCGGTGCAACAGCCAGGAGGACCACCTCAACCCGGTGCACAAGGACGCCATCCAGGAGCTGGGCGGCATCGTGGGCAGCATCCGCACCGCGACGGGCATCCAGACGGCCATCAACAGCATCCTGGACAACGTGATCGGCTCCGCGGGTTACAAGACGCTCGAGTTGCCCATCGGCGCGTCCGTGCGCGTGGCGCTGGCTCAGGTGCGTGACGCCTCGAAGTGCAACCCGAACGACCTGCCGCGCAGCCGCACGAATGGCTACGACGTGGACGGCCGCAGCCAGGCCCTGTCCTTCTACGGGGCGTGCCGTCCGCCCGAGGCGGGCACCACCCAGGGCGCCATCTCCTACCGCGCCTGGAGCGACGTCACGAGCAACCCGAATGGCAATCCGCCGCCCTGCTCCACCGACGTCTACTACGACCCGGCCGAGCCGGACTTCTGCCTGGGCACCCGCGTGTGCAACCGGCAGACGAATCGGTGCGAGTGA